The Neobacillus sp. OS1-2 genome includes a window with the following:
- a CDS encoding MgtC/SapB family protein — protein sequence MSNADVDILIKLGISAIFGLIIGLERELKRKPVGLKTSLVISVVSCLLTIVSIQSAYMFPDSGEVKITMDPLRLAAQIVSGIGFLGAGVILRRGNDSISGLTTAAMIWGAAGIGIAVGAGFYLEAFVGVALLIISVELIPFLMKLFGPKQLREKEITLQLFIRDQAQIDTTITFLLEKKYIIRRLRIKDLDNGDHLVQILVAVDYREKTTEVYATVSAIEGVQKVEIESMS from the coding sequence ATGAGTAATGCGGATGTCGATATATTAATTAAGCTCGGTATTTCAGCTATTTTCGGCCTTATTATTGGTCTTGAACGTGAATTAAAGAGAAAACCGGTTGGTCTTAAGACAAGCCTGGTCATTTCCGTTGTAAGCTGTTTGTTGACAATTGTCTCCATTCAGTCTGCCTATATGTTTCCCGACTCGGGTGAGGTTAAAATTACAATGGACCCGCTAAGGCTTGCAGCGCAAATTGTCTCAGGGATTGGTTTTTTAGGTGCCGGAGTCATATTAAGACGGGGGAACGACAGTATTTCAGGATTAACAACGGCCGCTATGATCTGGGGAGCAGCTGGGATAGGAATTGCAGTTGGTGCAGGATTTTATTTAGAAGCGTTTGTCGGGGTGGCCTTATTAATTATTAGTGTGGAATTAATTCCTTTTTTAATGAAACTTTTTGGTCCAAAACAATTAAGGGAAAAAGAAATCACGCTTCAGCTTTTTATTAGAGACCAGGCACAGATTGATACCACTATTACTTTTTTACTTGAGAAAAAGTACATTATTCGTAGACTTCGAATCAAAGATTTAGATAACGGAGATCATTTGGTGCAAATATTAGTTGCAGTTGATTATCGTGAAAAGACAACCGAAGTCTATGCGACTGTTTCTGCAATAGAGGGGGTTCAAAAGGTAGAAATTGAAAGTATGAGCTAG
- a CDS encoding DUF485 domain-containing protein, whose protein sequence is MEAQKSKDYSESDYSSIAQSSSFQALLSEKKKFIIPITIFFFCFYFALPILTSYSTVLNHKFIGSITWAWVFAFLQFVMTWGLCMLYSKKAAKFDDLANNVIQKGVSN, encoded by the coding sequence TTGGAGGCACAAAAATCCAAAGATTATTCTGAAAGCGATTACAGTTCTATTGCTCAATCATCATCGTTTCAAGCACTACTCTCCGAAAAGAAAAAATTTATTATCCCAATCACTATTTTCTTTTTTTGCTTTTATTTTGCACTACCTATTTTAACTTCTTATTCAACCGTCCTAAATCATAAGTTTATTGGCAGTATAACATGGGCATGGGTTTTTGCATTCTTACAATTCGTAATGACATGGGGCTTGTGCATGCTTTACTCAAAGAAAGCGGCAAAATTTGATGATTTAGCCAATAATGTTATCCAAAAAGGAGTGAGTAACTAA
- a CDS encoding cation acetate symporter: MNTPAFIMFLGIVFVTLIITYYASKKTKNASEFYTAGGGLTGWQNGMAIAGDYMSAASFLGIAGAVALTGFDGFFYSIGFLVAYLVVLYLVAEPLRNLGKYTFADMIAARFDSKKIRGFAAMNTVTISIFYMIAQLVGAGALIKLLLGLSYTTSVLIVGVLMTVYVIFGGMHATSWVQIIKAILLMGGTFIISMIVFAKFNWSITDMFAQMKTATPLKESFLNPGVKYKIGLDTISLNMGLVLGTAGLPHILVRFFTVKDAKTARSSVVYATWIIGIFYVMTIFLGFGAAAFVGNSEIVAANPAGNMAAPLLAKAIGGNMLFAFISAVAFATILAVVAGLVLTAASAFAHDFYNEILRKGKATEKQQVSMARWAAIGVSVISIILALGAQTLNVAFLVSLAFAVAASANLPVIIYTIYWKRFNTTGAVWAMVVGLISAIGLVVISPNVFSPEVGKAIFVGNPIFPYTTPGILSIPLGFLAGYLGTIFSSQKADVKKFEEVLVKSNTGIGINNH; this comes from the coding sequence ATGAACACTCCAGCTTTTATTATGTTTCTTGGGATCGTGTTTGTAACGTTAATCATTACATATTACGCCTCTAAGAAAACGAAAAATGCTAGTGAATTTTATACGGCTGGCGGCGGACTGACAGGCTGGCAAAACGGAATGGCAATCGCCGGCGATTACATGTCTGCAGCTTCATTCCTAGGAATTGCTGGTGCAGTCGCCTTAACTGGTTTTGATGGGTTTTTCTATAGTATTGGATTCCTTGTTGCATACCTTGTTGTTCTTTATTTAGTGGCCGAGCCACTCAGGAACTTAGGAAAATATACTTTTGCTGATATGATTGCAGCCCGTTTCGATTCCAAAAAGATCCGCGGGTTTGCAGCGATGAATACGGTAACCATCTCGATCTTCTATATGATTGCACAGCTTGTCGGTGCCGGTGCACTAATTAAATTATTATTAGGCTTATCCTACACTACTTCCGTATTAATCGTTGGCGTCTTAATGACTGTATACGTTATTTTTGGCGGTATGCATGCTACAAGCTGGGTGCAAATCATTAAAGCAATCCTTTTAATGGGGGGGACATTCATCATTTCGATGATTGTATTTGCTAAGTTTAATTGGAGCATAACCGATATGTTTGCCCAAATGAAAACGGCAACACCTTTGAAGGAATCGTTCTTAAATCCAGGTGTTAAATACAAAATCGGTCTTGATACGATTTCATTAAACATGGGATTAGTCCTTGGGACAGCGGGATTACCACACATCCTTGTGCGCTTCTTTACTGTAAAGGACGCGAAAACAGCTCGTTCTTCTGTTGTTTACGCGACATGGATTATCGGAATCTTTTATGTGATGACTATTTTCCTTGGTTTTGGTGCAGCGGCTTTTGTTGGCAATTCCGAAATTGTTGCGGCTAATCCTGCTGGAAATATGGCAGCTCCACTTCTAGCAAAAGCAATCGGCGGTAATATGCTATTCGCCTTTATCTCTGCTGTAGCTTTCGCGACCATTCTAGCAGTTGTAGCAGGCCTTGTTCTGACAGCGGCATCTGCCTTTGCCCATGATTTCTATAACGAGATCCTTCGAAAAGGAAAAGCAACGGAAAAGCAGCAAGTTAGCATGGCGCGCTGGGCCGCAATTGGGGTTTCCGTCATTTCTATTATTCTTGCATTAGGAGCGCAGACACTCAATGTCGCCTTCCTGGTATCACTTGCCTTTGCAGTTGCTGCAAGCGCTAACTTACCAGTTATCATTTACACCATCTATTGGAAACGATTCAATACGACCGGTGCTGTCTGGGCAATGGTAGTTGGACTAATCTCTGCAATCGGATTGGTTGTAATTAGCCCCAACGTTTTCAGCCCTGAAGTTGGAAAAGCTATTTTTGTCGGTAACCCAATCTTCCCTTATACAACACCAGGAATCTTATCTATCCCGCTTGGTTTCTTAGCAGGATACCTGGGAACAATTTTCTCTAGTCAAAAAGCTGATGTGAAAAAGTTTGAAGAAGTGTTAGTTAAATCAAATACGGGAATTGGTATAAATAATCATTAA
- a CDS encoding DEAD/DEAH box helicase, translated as MSDFLSLGISETVVNQLRGYGVAKPTPIQEQAIPFVMNGNDIIAQAQTGTGKTFAFILPILEKIDKEAAYIQALIVTPTRELALQITAEIEKLLVDIPGVAVLAAYGGQDVDKQLKKLKRNPQIVVGTPGRLLDHIRRETVRLSEISFLVLDEADQMLHIGFLGEVEDIIRETPVTRQTMLFSATMPPEIRKLAAKHMRDPEYIQIEKTQGPADNVKQIAIYTTDRAKQGTLIDLIETHRPFLAVIFCRTKRRVSKLYDALKAHGFPSDELHGDLSQAKREQVMKRFRDAEIQLLVATDVAARGLDVEGVTHVFNYDIPEDSESYIHRIGRTGRAGMTGLAITLYAAKDKSALEVIEKDLKLTIQKQNLVDPNREKETSRDDRRVRPQGQNEKRSQGREKQGRNDRNRSNTDRRDDRKGNFQQGRQSGNQTSTSRSGRNTSRSATGRKK; from the coding sequence TTGTCAGATTTTTTATCATTAGGTATTTCGGAAACCGTGGTTAATCAATTACGCGGCTACGGTGTCGCAAAACCGACACCCATCCAGGAGCAGGCAATTCCATTTGTGATGAATGGGAACGATATTATAGCCCAAGCGCAAACCGGTACAGGAAAAACATTTGCTTTTATCCTGCCGATTCTTGAAAAAATTGATAAGGAAGCAGCATATATTCAGGCGCTCATTGTCACGCCGACAAGAGAATTAGCCCTGCAAATAACGGCTGAAATTGAAAAATTGCTTGTGGATATACCGGGAGTAGCTGTCCTAGCTGCTTACGGCGGGCAAGATGTTGATAAACAGTTAAAGAAATTAAAGCGAAACCCGCAAATTGTCGTCGGGACACCAGGAAGGCTGTTAGATCATATAAGAAGAGAAACTGTCCGATTATCAGAAATTTCTTTCCTTGTCTTAGATGAAGCGGATCAAATGCTGCACATTGGGTTTCTAGGCGAAGTCGAGGATATTATTCGGGAAACGCCGGTAACACGGCAAACGATGCTATTCTCGGCCACGATGCCGCCGGAAATTCGGAAATTAGCAGCAAAGCATATGCGTGATCCAGAATATATTCAAATCGAAAAAACGCAAGGACCGGCCGATAATGTAAAGCAAATAGCGATTTATACAACAGACCGAGCAAAACAAGGAACGCTTATCGACCTCATCGAGACCCATCGGCCTTTTTTGGCAGTCATCTTTTGTCGAACAAAACGAAGAGTGAGTAAACTCTATGATGCCCTGAAAGCCCACGGATTTCCCAGTGATGAATTGCATGGTGATCTGTCACAGGCGAAAAGGGAACAAGTAATGAAGCGTTTTAGGGATGCAGAGATCCAGTTACTGGTTGCAACCGATGTGGCGGCAAGGGGACTAGATGTTGAAGGGGTCACACATGTGTTTAACTATGACATTCCGGAGGATTCTGAAAGTTATATCCATCGCATTGGACGTACCGGCAGGGCAGGGATGACCGGCTTAGCGATTACATTATACGCAGCGAAGGATAAGTCAGCACTCGAGGTAATTGAAAAAGACCTTAAGCTTACGATTCAAAAGCAAAATCTGGTGGATCCAAATAGGGAGAAAGAAACCTCTAGAGATGACAGGAGGGTTCGTCCACAAGGTCAAAATGAAAAACGTAGCCAAGGAAGAGAAAAGCAGGGTAGAAATGATCGAAACCGGAGCAATACAGATCGTAGGGATGATCGAAAAGGGAACTTTCAGCAAGGTAGACAATCTGGCAATCAAACCTCTACTTCTAGGTCAGGTAGAAATACATCAAGATCTGCTACAGGTAGAAAAAAATAG
- a CDS encoding alpha/beta fold hydrolase — translation MIEQSFLIIHGLGGSGSDHWQTWLAKELTKRNYHVCYPTFSRFNTPNKEVWLEELHEAIKTLPAKHQLTVITHSLGCFLWLHYAAGQSNRIANQVILVAPPSPNVILSEAKTFYPVPLKKSNLSEAAKETLFIHSTNDPYCSMVDATGYLNLGFPSIVLPNSGHINIDSGHGKWPRILDLSLGSDKVVYSI, via the coding sequence ATGATAGAACAAAGTTTTCTTATCATTCATGGATTAGGCGGTAGCGGATCTGATCACTGGCAAACCTGGTTGGCAAAGGAACTAACGAAAAGAAACTATCATGTTTGTTACCCCACCTTCTCAAGATTCAACACACCTAATAAAGAAGTTTGGTTAGAGGAATTGCATGAGGCGATTAAAACCCTTCCAGCAAAACATCAGCTTACGGTGATTACCCATAGTCTCGGCTGTTTTCTATGGCTTCATTATGCAGCAGGTCAAAGTAATCGAATTGCTAATCAAGTAATCCTTGTTGCCCCGCCATCTCCAAATGTGATACTTTCGGAGGCGAAAACTTTTTATCCGGTTCCTTTGAAAAAAAGTAATCTATCAGAAGCTGCTAAGGAGACGCTGTTTATCCATTCAACTAATGATCCTTACTGCAGCATGGTGGATGCAACAGGCTATTTAAACTTAGGCTTTCCTTCAATTGTATTACCTAATTCCGGGCATATTAATATAGATTCCGGTCATGGGAAATGGCCACGGATTTTGGATTTAAGTCTAGGTTCCGATAAGGTAGTTTATTCTATTTAG
- a CDS encoding OsmC family protein, producing the protein MGQLMDFKVEGKGNGMRLDAVAGKHSIAIDEPVSFGGKDSAIDPLSTFLSSLIACENVMAQLIAQEMKFDLQGISFNVEGSLDLAGLMGDLTIKPYFQEVKVKAVVETSETQERINELQESVDLRCPVFRTLKEAGIPVENQWVKAEVMA; encoded by the coding sequence ATGGGACAATTGATGGACTTTAAAGTAGAGGGCAAAGGAAACGGAATGCGCCTCGATGCGGTTGCCGGCAAGCATAGCATTGCTATTGATGAACCGGTATCATTTGGTGGTAAGGACTCGGCGATCGATCCGCTTTCAACATTTCTATCCTCATTAATTGCGTGTGAAAACGTGATGGCGCAACTAATTGCGCAGGAAATGAAGTTTGATCTTCAAGGAATCTCTTTTAATGTTGAAGGCAGCTTAGATTTGGCAGGACTCATGGGAGACCTTACCATAAAACCTTATTTCCAGGAAGTCAAAGTGAAAGCGGTAGTTGAAACCTCTGAGACGCAAGAACGAATTAATGAATTGCAAGAATCTGTTGACCTAAGATGCCCTGTCTTTAGAACATTAAAAGAAGCGGGAATACCTGTTGAAAATCAATGGGTGAAAGCAGAGGTAATGGCTTAA
- a CDS encoding cobalamin-independent methionine synthase II family protein yields MNVPKFPTTVIGSWPRSNEVKRAMRDKRAGRISEEEFQNIADQAVLQCLKWQEEAGIDIVSDGEQRRDNFISFVAEHLHNVQMLTVSELLEYVEDKASFEEILGTLDVPAFSMSNPAAVGKISRKKPLAVNDYLFLKKQTDKAIKVMLPGPYLLTRAMWVEGLSKDAYPTKEDLSVDIINALREEVDELIAAGADFIQFDEPVLTELVFTQKNANRTFMCGALTAKADAEEEIAFALDLMNQVTAGMLGRGSRVGVHICRGNWSTQEQVLLRGPYDPLIPYLAHVNVDQLILEYATPRAGELDVISDFGGKELGFGIVNPRTETIENVETIIERVQEVRKYLPDEKIFLNPDCGFGTFAQRPMNSDKIAFEKLKVMAEAGKKLREMIFE; encoded by the coding sequence ATGAATGTACCGAAATTTCCGACCACCGTTATTGGCAGCTGGCCAAGGTCGAACGAAGTAAAAAGGGCGATGCGCGATAAACGGGCCGGAAGAATAAGCGAAGAAGAGTTTCAAAACATTGCAGATCAGGCAGTGTTACAATGCTTGAAATGGCAGGAAGAAGCGGGAATTGATATCGTCTCAGACGGTGAGCAGCGGCGTGATAATTTTATCTCGTTTGTAGCAGAACACTTACACAATGTACAGATGCTGACGGTGTCGGAGTTGCTTGAATATGTCGAGGATAAAGCAAGCTTTGAGGAAATACTTGGCACATTAGACGTACCGGCCTTTTCTATGTCTAATCCAGCAGCGGTCGGAAAAATCAGCCGCAAAAAACCGCTTGCCGTAAATGACTATTTATTTTTGAAAAAACAAACAGACAAAGCGATTAAGGTTATGCTTCCCGGTCCTTACTTGTTAACAAGAGCGATGTGGGTAGAAGGGCTTTCGAAAGATGCATATCCGACAAAAGAGGATCTATCTGTCGATATTATTAACGCGTTACGCGAAGAGGTGGACGAGTTAATTGCAGCCGGGGCTGATTTTATTCAATTCGATGAGCCTGTGTTGACAGAGCTTGTGTTTACACAAAAAAATGCCAACCGAACCTTTATGTGCGGCGCCTTGACAGCTAAAGCCGATGCAGAAGAGGAAATTGCGTTTGCTCTCGATCTAATGAATCAGGTAACCGCCGGTATGTTAGGCAGAGGCTCAAGAGTGGGTGTTCATATTTGCCGCGGCAACTGGAGCACCCAGGAACAGGTCCTTCTTCGTGGACCATATGATCCGTTAATTCCCTATCTCGCCCATGTAAATGTCGATCAGCTGATTCTCGAATATGCGACCCCGCGTGCCGGAGAATTAGACGTTATCAGTGATTTTGGCGGGAAAGAGCTGGGATTTGGTATTGTCAATCCTCGGACGGAAACAATTGAAAACGTGGAAACCATCATCGAGCGAGTTCAAGAAGTTAGAAAGTACCTGCCGGATGAAAAAATCTTTTTAAACCCGGATTGTGGCTTTGGTACATTTGCGCAACGGCCGATGAATAGTGACAAGATTGCTTTTGAAAAATTAAAGGTTATGGCAGAGGCAGGAAAGAAGCTTAGGGAAATGATTTTCGAATAG
- a CDS encoding OsmC family protein yields METPHAVCDGGDLDCGSGLLLIIKKAMDPLENGQILEVRSRERTVAEDLPAWCRMVEHGFLGSEPGDNTIRYYIRKGAEQTELAQDLEAAKSYQWSVRVRGENDLSAKIHSRNHTFSAGQPADFSPKVNAPSAIDYLLGSLASCLTVGYKAQASKRNMVIDHVELSLKGGLENVLYHMELEDEGCPKLSQITGTFYVSSPESEPMLENLWKNTLARSPIYQTLKQAVAIEIKLSIVF; encoded by the coding sequence ATGGAAACACCACATGCAGTCTGTGATGGCGGAGATTTAGATTGCGGGTCCGGGTTATTGCTGATCATCAAAAAGGCAATGGACCCCTTGGAAAATGGACAGATTCTTGAAGTTCGAAGCAGAGAAAGAACAGTAGCTGAGGACCTTCCAGCATGGTGCCGAATGGTGGAGCATGGATTTCTGGGTTCGGAACCTGGTGACAATACAATAAGATACTATATTCGCAAAGGCGCTGAACAAACGGAGTTAGCGCAGGATCTGGAGGCAGCGAAGAGCTATCAATGGAGTGTCCGGGTTCGGGGGGAAAATGATCTCTCCGCAAAAATCCATTCTAGAAACCACACTTTTAGTGCAGGACAGCCGGCAGATTTCAGTCCAAAGGTGAATGCACCTAGCGCTATCGACTATTTACTGGGCTCACTTGCTTCCTGTTTGACAGTGGGGTACAAAGCTCAAGCATCCAAGCGTAATATGGTGATTGATCATGTAGAGTTAAGCTTAAAGGGTGGACTGGAAAATGTTCTTTATCATATGGAACTAGAAGATGAGGGCTGCCCCAAACTAAGTCAGATTACCGGAACCTTTTATGTGTCATCACCGGAATCTGAACCGATGCTCGAGAATTTATGGAAAAATACGCTTGCCCGTTCACCCATCTATCAAACCCTTAAACAAGCAGTTGCTATTGAAATTAAGCTTTCGATTGTATTTTAA
- a CDS encoding DsrE family protein, producing the protein MAGKFLVSLTSAKNDSDKATVGFVVANAAVASGQETVVFLNVEGAYLASKGYAEDIHEEGFAPLKQLMDQFVEAGGTLWVCSPCFKKRGLEEENLIEGATIVGGAKLVEFLSQGAASITY; encoded by the coding sequence ATGGCTGGAAAATTCTTAGTAAGTTTAACAAGCGCAAAAAATGATTCTGATAAAGCAACCGTTGGGTTTGTGGTTGCCAATGCTGCGGTCGCATCAGGACAGGAAACCGTTGTATTTTTAAATGTTGAAGGCGCTTACCTTGCCTCGAAAGGCTATGCTGAGGACATTCATGAAGAAGGGTTTGCTCCGTTAAAACAGTTAATGGATCAGTTTGTGGAAGCAGGCGGAACCCTTTGGGTATGCAGCCCATGCTTTAAAAAGCGTGGATTAGAAGAAGAAAATTTAATTGAAGGTGCAACGATTGTGGGCGGAGCAAAATTAGTAGAGTTCCTAAGCCAAGGTGCAGCTTCAATTACCTATTAA
- a CDS encoding sulfurtransferase TusA family protein: MAYEPDLLYDAGPTGCGELIMNLFLSIKKMESGQIIEVISYDPGAREDLPAWCRMQKHTLLERKDFGKTSHYFIEKG; this comes from the coding sequence ATGGCATACGAACCGGATTTACTATATGATGCCGGACCGACTGGCTGTGGAGAATTGATTATGAATCTATTTCTATCTATCAAGAAAATGGAAAGCGGTCAAATCATTGAAGTCATTTCCTATGACCCCGGTGCAAGAGAGGATCTCCCGGCATGGTGCCGAATGCAAAAACATACTCTTCTTGAACGGAAAGATTTCGGCAAGACAAGCCACTACTTTATTGAAAAAGGTTAA
- a CDS encoding selenium metabolism-associated LysR family transcriptional regulator → MDLHQLYVFTKVVEHKSFSKAADDVFLSQSTVSSHIQGLEKTLGLRLFDRVGRESILTQNGERLYGWSRKLLLLKDQALLDIKQGTMELRGMIRMAASSVPGQFMIPKMVKQYREKYPEVIFHINQSSSKNVAEKVLNGSVDFGILGEKYEDDKLHYIPLLKEKLVLITSNQVELPDTVNIEDIVHYPFVMRSSDSGTNAILEKFLKKNKISKKQLNIVAYIEDGQSLIQFVIQDFGFSIISEIAARGYAGKNMLKMYDINGFSEERYFYLVYNRNKTQSLLSKLFIDGASDLI, encoded by the coding sequence ATGGATTTGCACCAATTATATGTTTTTACAAAGGTGGTAGAGCATAAAAGCTTTTCTAAAGCGGCGGATGATGTTTTTCTAAGTCAATCCACGGTTAGTTCCCATATACAGGGCTTGGAGAAAACGCTGGGGCTTAGACTATTTGACCGTGTCGGCAGGGAAAGCATACTTACACAAAATGGAGAACGGTTATATGGCTGGTCACGTAAACTTTTACTCCTTAAGGACCAAGCATTGCTCGATATAAAACAGGGGACGATGGAGCTTCGGGGAATGATTCGAATGGCCGCCAGTTCGGTACCTGGCCAGTTTATGATTCCAAAGATGGTTAAACAATATAGAGAAAAATATCCTGAGGTTATCTTTCATATCAACCAGTCCTCTTCAAAAAATGTGGCCGAAAAGGTGCTCAATGGTTCTGTAGATTTTGGAATATTAGGGGAGAAATACGAAGATGATAAACTTCATTATATTCCCTTATTAAAAGAGAAATTAGTACTTATTACCTCAAATCAAGTGGAATTACCAGATACCGTCAACATCGAGGATATCGTACACTACCCGTTTGTAATGCGAAGTTCCGACTCAGGAACAAATGCAATTCTAGAAAAATTTTTGAAAAAGAATAAAATTTCTAAGAAACAATTAAATATTGTTGCATATATAGAGGATGGCCAGAGCTTGATTCAGTTCGTTATACAGGATTTCGGTTTTTCGATCATTTCTGAAATAGCCGCTAGAGGTTATGCCGGCAAAAACATGCTTAAAATGTATGATATTAACGGCTTCAGCGAGGAAAGGTATTTCTATCTAGTTTATAATAGGAATAAAACACAATCGCTTCTTTCAAAGTTATTTATAGATGGTGCAAGTGATTTAATTTAG
- a CDS encoding zinc-dependent alcohol dehydrogenase, producing the protein MKAVTYQGIKNVQVKEVKDPEIKNADDIIVKITTSAICGSDLHLIHAMIPNLPTDYVIGHEPMGIVEEVGPEVTNLKKGDRVIIPFNVACGHCWYCTHDLTSQCDNGNPHGQGAGFFGYSETTGGYAGGQAEYMRVPFGNFTPFKIPENCEVVDEKLALLADVVPTSYWSVDHAGVKPGDTVIILGCGPVGLMAQKFAWLKGAKRVIAVDYINYRLQHAKRTNKVEIVNFEDHENVGDYLLEITSGGADIVIDAVGMDGKMTPLEFLASGMKLHGGAMGAIVIASQAVRKGGTIQLTGVYGGRYNAFPLGDIFNRNVDIKTGQAPVIPYMPFLYNMINEGKIDPGDIITHVLPLDQAKHGYEVFDTKMEDCIKVILKP; encoded by the coding sequence ATGAAGGCTGTTACATACCAAGGGATAAAAAATGTTCAAGTCAAAGAAGTGAAGGATCCTGAAATAAAAAATGCAGATGATATTATTGTTAAAATCACAACTTCAGCCATATGCGGTTCTGATCTCCATTTAATCCATGCCATGATTCCGAATCTGCCCACCGATTATGTCATTGGCCACGAACCGATGGGAATTGTGGAGGAGGTTGGCCCCGAAGTAACCAATTTAAAAAAAGGCGATCGGGTGATTATTCCCTTTAACGTAGCCTGTGGTCACTGTTGGTATTGTACACACGATCTTACAAGTCAATGCGATAATGGCAATCCCCATGGGCAGGGCGCAGGTTTTTTCGGTTATTCGGAAACAACCGGCGGCTATGCCGGCGGACAGGCCGAATACATGCGGGTGCCATTCGGGAACTTTACTCCGTTTAAGATTCCGGAAAACTGTGAAGTAGTGGATGAAAAATTGGCACTGCTTGCCGATGTAGTTCCAACATCCTATTGGAGTGTGGATCATGCGGGGGTTAAACCCGGGGATACGGTTATCATCTTGGGCTGCGGTCCGGTGGGATTAATGGCTCAAAAGTTTGCCTGGCTGAAGGGTGCCAAACGAGTGATTGCCGTAGATTATATCAATTACCGCCTGCAGCACGCAAAACGAACAAATAAAGTGGAAATAGTGAATTTTGAAGATCACGAAAATGTTGGCGATTATTTGTTGGAAATCACGAGCGGCGGTGCCGATATTGTCATCGATGCGGTGGGGATGGATGGGAAAATGACACCGCTTGAGTTTCTGGCATCAGGAATGAAACTACATGGCGGAGCAATGGGCGCGATCGTCATTGCCAGCCAAGCTGTCAGGAAGGGCGGAACCATTCAACTAACAGGGGTGTATGGTGGGAGATACAATGCCTTTCCATTAGGCGATATCTTCAATCGCAATGTCGATATCAAGACAGGGCAGGCGCCGGTTATCCCCTATATGCCATTTCTTTATAACATGATTAATGAGGGAAAAATTGATCCAGGTGATATCATTACCCATGTATTACCGCTTGATCAAGCGAAACATGGATATGAAGTATTTGATACGAAAATGGAAGATTGCATTAAAGTTATTCTCAAGCCATGA
- a CDS encoding spore coat protein, whose amino-acid sequence MEDYLDPRNAEGMPNLADSAFAMDFLLAVKTGIRNYGFAITETAHPDLRRALHRQLEAAIDLHTEISDLMIKKGWLNPHSIKEQFPVDLKAAETAIQIAQLNLFPNDTDRLGMFATPYK is encoded by the coding sequence ATGGAGGACTATTTAGATCCAAGGAATGCGGAAGGAATGCCGAACTTAGCCGATTCAGCTTTTGCGATGGACTTTTTGTTGGCGGTAAAAACAGGCATTCGCAATTATGGTTTTGCGATAACCGAGACCGCTCATCCTGATCTTAGAAGGGCATTGCATCGACAATTGGAAGCTGCCATCGATTTACATACGGAAATCTCTGACTTAATGATCAAAAAAGGCTGGCTCAACCCCCACAGTATCAAGGAACAATTTCCGGTTGATTTGAAAGCAGCGGAAACGGCAATCCAAATTGCCCAGTTAAATCTGTTTCCAAATGATACTGACCGCCTTGGTATGTTCGCAACACCATATAAATAA
- a CDS encoding spore coat protein: protein MEKEGLAIHETMETHELINFKTVCLLKSKLMQGICFDNELKALMEKDVQQSIQDINELISFYKQSQLLQ from the coding sequence ATGGAAAAAGAAGGATTGGCCATACATGAGACAATGGAAACACATGAACTGATAAATTTTAAAACCGTTTGCCTGCTTAAATCCAAATTAATGCAGGGCATTTGTTTTGATAATGAATTAAAAGCATTGATGGAAAAAGATGTGCAGCAATCTATTCAAGATATAAATGAGTTGATTAGTTTTTACAAACAAAGCCAACTACTACAATAA
- a CDS encoding spore coat protein: MNQLLQNLMGMGGMTDQVIATDFLISAKAGVRNYAVAITETATPELKAALRAQLNDAIATHEKITAYMMAKGYYHPHHLGEQLKVDLTVSDTAMNLAEKS, translated from the coding sequence ATGAATCAACTCCTTCAAAACCTAATGGGCATGGGCGGGATGACCGATCAAGTGATTGCGACGGACTTTCTCATTTCAGCTAAGGCAGGGGTCCGCAATTATGCTGTCGCCATTACGGAAACAGCTACACCCGAATTGAAGGCGGCCTTAAGAGCGCAATTAAATGATGCGATTGCCACTCACGAGAAAATCACCGCCTATATGATGGCTAAGGGGTACTATCACCCTCATCATTTAGGTGAACAATTGAAGGTTGACCTTACGGTGTCAGACACTGCAATGAATCTTGCCGAAAAAAGCTAA